One genomic window of Halobellus limi includes the following:
- a CDS encoding M48 family metallopeptidase — protein sequence MVATAALALAGLLLGIQLLETALDYLNLQYGADAVRDADEWVRNALDVDDPEEMLAYQRSKTILSRSQSWLGVAAVVAVVVSGAYGDVATALSETGLPSAAQGVSLLAGAVVAGRLLSAPFDAYETFVVEERFGFNNQTAGLWLRDLLIGTVLALVLGGLVGGAILLAVEALPAVWPVVGWALVVGFSLLMMIVYPRVIAPLFNDFEPIGAGDLRDAVEDVFERAGFECEQVYEMDASRRSSHSNAYFVGFGRAKRVVLFDTLVEQMDREAIQAVLAHELAHWKKSHIWKQLAASAVQMAVVFAFLWWVTTSQWVYAAFGLPAETYAALGIGLLYAAPVLTLTAPLTNRLSLAHEREADDFAAATMGEAASMTRALETLAGENLSNPFPHPAYAAFHLTHPPIPERIRRLREQYGEDGGSEGVAGDEGGPDVPPAA from the coding sequence ATGGTCGCAACTGCCGCGCTCGCGCTCGCCGGACTCCTCCTCGGCATCCAACTGCTGGAGACGGCGCTCGATTACCTGAACCTCCAGTACGGCGCCGACGCCGTCCGCGACGCCGACGAGTGGGTCCGGAACGCGCTCGACGTCGACGACCCCGAGGAGATGCTGGCGTATCAGCGCTCGAAGACGATCCTCTCTCGATCTCAGTCCTGGCTCGGCGTCGCCGCCGTCGTCGCCGTCGTCGTGTCGGGAGCGTACGGCGACGTCGCGACCGCGCTGTCGGAAACCGGACTGCCGAGCGCCGCCCAGGGCGTCTCCCTCCTGGCCGGCGCGGTCGTCGCGGGACGGCTCCTCTCCGCGCCGTTCGACGCCTACGAGACGTTCGTCGTCGAGGAGCGCTTCGGGTTCAACAACCAGACCGCAGGGCTGTGGCTCCGGGATCTCCTGATCGGGACGGTCCTCGCGCTCGTCCTCGGCGGGCTCGTCGGCGGCGCGATCCTCTTGGCCGTCGAGGCGCTGCCCGCGGTCTGGCCGGTCGTCGGCTGGGCGCTCGTCGTCGGCTTCTCCCTGCTTATGATGATCGTGTACCCGCGCGTGATCGCGCCGCTGTTCAACGACTTCGAGCCGATCGGGGCCGGCGACCTTCGGGATGCCGTCGAGGACGTCTTCGAGCGCGCGGGGTTCGAGTGCGAGCAGGTCTACGAGATGGACGCCAGTCGGCGCTCCTCGCACTCGAACGCCTACTTCGTCGGCTTCGGGCGAGCCAAGCGCGTCGTGCTGTTCGACACGCTCGTCGAGCAGATGGACCGAGAGGCGATTCAGGCGGTGCTCGCGCACGAACTCGCCCACTGGAAGAAGTCCCACATCTGGAAGCAGCTGGCGGCCTCCGCGGTGCAGATGGCCGTCGTCTTCGCGTTCCTGTGGTGGGTGACGACCTCCCAGTGGGTGTACGCCGCGTTCGGCCTGCCCGCGGAGACGTACGCCGCGCTGGGAATCGGGCTGCTGTACGCCGCGCCCGTCCTCACGCTCACCGCGCCGCTGACGAACCGGCTGTCGCTGGCTCACGAACGCGAGGCCGACGACTTCGCCGCGGCGACGATGGGCGAGGCGGCGTCAATGACGCGCGCCTTAGAGACGCTCGCGGGCGAGAACCTCAGCAACCCGTTCCCGCACCCGGCCTACGCCGCGTTCCACCTGACGCATCCGCCGATCCCCGAACGGATCCGTCGGCTCCGAGAGCAGTACGGCGAGGACGGCGGAAGCGAGGGCGTCGCGGGCGACGAGGGCGGGCCGGACGTCCCGCCGGCCGCGTAG
- a CDS encoding GTPBP1 family GTP-binding protein, which produces MSADRAVLESALERGEQEGGSVEFKERLSRELHLADGRLESLAAQLRHRVLSGDGTATYVVGVTDDGGIAGITPDAFSESMDVLSILAEEAGAHIDDVETWGVGDDGDRGLVGVATVAEGAVLDVDDDHIVVGTAGHVDHGKSTLVGSLVTGTADDGQGQTRGFLDVQPHEVERGLSADLSYAVYGFTEDGPVHLDNPHRKSDRARVVEESDRLVSFVDTVGHEPWLRTTIRGLVGQRLDYGLLVVAADDGPTKTTREHLGILLAMELPTVVAITKADVVDADRLAEVEREVERLLRDVGRTPLRVDRHGVDVAVEELSDSVVPILGTSAVTMDGLDDLDAMFERLPKTARDAGDDFRMYVDRTYSVTGVGAVASGTVNAGSVEAGDELQIGPMPDGSYREVEVRSIEMHHHRVDRAKAGRIVGIALKGVREEEIERGMALLPADADPPAVRSFEAEVMVLNHPTRIREGYEPVVHLETVSEAVVFRPEGGQLLPGDTGTATVEFKFRPYLVEEGQRFVFREGQSKGVGTVLDVADDGDR; this is translated from the coding sequence ATGAGCGCTGACCGGGCCGTACTGGAATCGGCCCTCGAGCGCGGCGAGCAGGAGGGCGGCAGCGTCGAATTCAAAGAGCGGCTCTCGCGGGAGCTCCACCTCGCCGACGGTCGGCTCGAGAGCCTCGCGGCGCAACTGCGCCACCGCGTGCTCTCCGGCGACGGCACGGCGACGTACGTCGTCGGCGTCACCGACGACGGCGGCATCGCCGGCATCACGCCCGACGCGTTCTCCGAGTCGATGGACGTGCTCTCGATCCTGGCCGAGGAGGCGGGCGCCCACATCGACGACGTCGAGACGTGGGGCGTCGGCGACGACGGCGACCGGGGACTCGTCGGCGTCGCGACGGTCGCGGAGGGGGCCGTCCTCGACGTCGACGACGACCACATCGTCGTCGGGACCGCGGGCCACGTCGACCACGGCAAGTCGACGCTCGTCGGCTCGCTCGTCACCGGGACCGCCGACGACGGTCAGGGCCAGACCCGCGGGTTCCTCGACGTCCAGCCCCACGAGGTCGAGCGCGGGCTCTCGGCGGACCTCTCCTACGCCGTCTACGGGTTCACCGAGGACGGCCCGGTCCACCTGGACAACCCGCACCGGAAGTCCGATCGCGCGCGCGTGGTCGAGGAGTCCGACCGGCTGGTCTCCTTCGTCGACACGGTGGGCCACGAGCCCTGGCTGCGGACGACGATCCGGGGGCTGGTCGGGCAGCGACTCGACTACGGCCTCCTGGTGGTCGCCGCCGACGACGGGCCGACGAAGACGACCCGGGAGCACCTCGGCATCCTGCTCGCGATGGAGCTCCCGACGGTCGTCGCGATCACGAAGGCCGACGTCGTCGACGCGGATCGGCTCGCGGAGGTCGAACGGGAGGTCGAACGGCTGCTCCGGGACGTCGGGCGGACGCCGCTCCGGGTCGACAGACACGGCGTCGACGTCGCCGTCGAGGAGTTGAGCGACTCGGTCGTCCCGATCCTGGGAACCAGCGCGGTCACGATGGACGGCCTCGACGACCTCGATGCGATGTTCGAACGGCTCCCCAAAACGGCCCGGGACGCCGGCGACGACTTCCGGATGTACGTCGACCGGACGTACTCGGTGACGGGCGTCGGCGCGGTCGCGTCCGGGACGGTGAACGCCGGGAGCGTCGAGGCCGGCGACGAACTGCAGATCGGGCCGATGCCCGACGGCTCCTACCGCGAGGTCGAGGTGCGCTCGATCGAGATGCACCACCACCGCGTCGACCGGGCGAAGGCCGGGCGCATCGTCGGCATCGCGCTCAAGGGCGTCCGCGAGGAGGAGATCGAGCGCGGGATGGCGCTGCTCCCCGCCGACGCCGACCCGCCGGCGGTCCGCTCGTTCGAGGCCGAGGTGATGGTGCTGAACCACCCAACCAGGATCCGCGAGGGGTACGAGCCCGTCGTCCACCTCGAAACCGTCAGCGAGGCGGTCGTGTTCCGACCCGAGGGCGGGCAGTTGCTCCCGGGCGACACCGGGACGGCGACGGTCGAGTTCAAGTTCCGGCCGTACCTCGTCGAGGAGGGCCAGCGGTTCGTCTTCCGCGAGGGCCAATCGAAGGGCGTCGGGACGGTGCTGGACGTCGCCGACGACGGCGACCGGTAG